The Trichomycterus rosablanca isolate fTriRos1 chromosome 15, fTriRos1.hap1, whole genome shotgun sequence genome contains a region encoding:
- the r3hcc1l gene encoding coiled-coil domain-containing protein R3HCC1L, with product MEESVHAKAEPDPSAPSRVKRPDAALYVPKKKQPPCKEKPPSEGEQRPKPRPRYTDKSRRYNSKNKKDRGGGEKKEESGVSNGDGEGDEKRDADVSTESGPKLKEEENKEEENEEEEKEEEDGDNWDALFADDGECLDPHLLEEEAGRKKTSVQDPRFDYYSWSPEDEEVELRDDELSHIVEIYDFPTEFKTEDLIRAFGSYQQKGFDIKWIDDTHALGLFSSPIAARDVLRTKHPMLKVRPLSKSSSATKATARDSSDYLLPAKERPQTSATLARRLVVGALGVKSTVTQEQREAEKNQLRQAREQKRLAAKQREDAWEGK from the exons ATGGAGGAGAGCGTCCACGCCAAAGCCGAGCCCGACCCCTCCGCCCCGTCACGCGTCAAGAGGCCCGACGCGGCCCTCTACGTTCCCAAAAAGAAGCAGCCCCCGTGCAAGGAGAAGCCCCCATCCGAGGGTGAGCAGAGACCCAAACCCAGGCCTCGCTACACCGACAAATCCCGGCGCTACAACTCCAAAAACAAGAAGGACAGAGGGGGCGGGGAGAAGAAGGAAGAATCGGGGGTTTCGAACGGCGACGGAGAAGGAGACGAAAAGCGGGACGCAGACGTCTCGACCGAGTCGGGGCCGAAACTGAAAGAGGAGGAGAATAAGGAGGAGGAGAACGAGGAGGAGGAGAAAGAGGAGGAGGATGGTGACAACTGGGATGCTTTATTTGCAGATGACGGAGAATGTCTCGACCCGCATCTTCTAGAAGAG GAGGCCGGCCGCAAGAAGACGTCCGTCCAGGATCCGCGCTTCGACTACTACAGCTGGTCCCCGGAGGACGAGGAGGTGGAGCTCCGGGACGACGAGCTGTCGCACATCGTGGAGATCTACGACTTCCCCACCGAATTCAAGACCGAGGACCTGATACGGGCCTTCGGCTCCTACCA ACAGAAAGGGTTCGATATAAAGTGGATTGATGACACTCACGCTCTCGGGCTCTTCTCCAGTCCTATAGCAG cgcgGGACGTCCTGAGGACCAAACACCCCATGCTGAAGGTCCGACCCCTGTCTAAATCATCCTCCGCCACTAAAGCTACAGCCCGGGACTCGTCAG ACTACCTCCTCCCGGCTAAAGAGCGACCCCAGACCAGCGCCACTCTGGCCCGCCGCCTGGTCGTCGGCGCCCTGGGGGTGAAGAGCACGGTGACCCAGGAGCAGCGCGAGGCCGAGAAGAACCAACTCCGCCAGGCCAGAG AACAGAAACGACTGGCAGCCAAGCAGAGAGAGGACGCCTGGGAGGGGAAGTGA